The following proteins come from a genomic window of Mariniflexile sp. TRM1-10:
- a CDS encoding mobile mystery protein B, protein MGLNLEYIDGQTPIEEEEKEGLLIETISTKGELDEFEQLNIEEALQWVFSKKFKPKQVLTEKFICDLHKRMYGNIWDWAGQFRKTDKNIGIDKHLIPMQLKILCDDTLFWIENNTYPPEEIAIRFKHRLVSIHCFPNGNGRHSRLMADIIIEKLFDKEPFSWGAYNLSEAGDTRKTYLKAVKLADVNEYQPLLDFAKS, encoded by the coding sequence ATGGGATTAAACCTAGAATATATCGATGGGCAAACACCTATTGAAGAAGAAGAAAAAGAAGGTCTACTAATAGAAACAATTTCCACTAAAGGTGAATTGGATGAGTTCGAGCAACTCAATATTGAAGAGGCTTTACAGTGGGTGTTCAGTAAAAAATTTAAACCCAAACAGGTATTGACAGAAAAATTCATTTGTGATTTACATAAACGCATGTATGGCAATATTTGGGATTGGGCTGGTCAATTTAGAAAAACCGATAAAAACATTGGGATTGATAAACACCTAATTCCAATGCAACTTAAAATACTTTGCGATGACACTTTATTTTGGATAGAAAACAATACCTATCCACCTGAAGAAATAGCCATACGCTTTAAACACCGTTTGGTGAGCATCCACTGTTTTCCTAATGGAAATGGAAGGCATAGTAGGCTAATGGCCGACATCATTATTGAAAAACTATTCGATAAAGAACCCTTTTCTTGGGGTGCATATAACCTCTCAGAAGCAGGTGATACTCGTAAAACATATCTAAAGGCCGTAAAACTAGCCGATGTAAATGAGTATCAACCCTTATTGGATTTTGCGAAGTCTTAA
- a CDS encoding glycoside hydrolase family 43 protein, whose translation MKLLRIFTVVIMAIVYPLQNHSQTFEFDNPIAEQRADPWVHKTDDGIYYLIATVPEYDRIVIRNANSINGLKEAKEKEVWHKHKTGVMGHHIWAPELHKIDGIWYIYFAAGEAENIWNIRMWVLSNPSEDPMKGAWTEAGQIKTQKESFSLDATTFVHKEKRYLIWAQNVRGGSHGTALVLSEMKNPTTLTGPEVILTEPEFSWEKMKYNVNEGPAVIMKNEKIFVTYSASATNHNYCMGLLWIDAEADLLDASNWHKSPGPVFYTNEDLKRYGPGHNSFTTDEDGKTTVMIYHARDYKEIQGHELSDKNRATRARVVEWTEKGYPDFMQNTTD comes from the coding sequence ATGAAATTACTAAGAATCTTTACCGTAGTTATAATGGCTATTGTATACCCACTCCAAAACCATTCGCAAACATTCGAATTTGACAACCCTATTGCTGAACAGCGTGCAGATCCTTGGGTACATAAAACAGATGATGGTATCTATTATTTAATAGCCACAGTTCCAGAATATGACCGTATTGTTATACGAAATGCCAATAGTATAAACGGTTTGAAAGAAGCTAAAGAAAAAGAAGTTTGGCATAAACACAAAACAGGCGTTATGGGGCATCACATTTGGGCTCCAGAACTACATAAAATAGACGGGATTTGGTATATTTATTTTGCTGCAGGAGAAGCCGAAAATATATGGAACATCAGAATGTGGGTACTATCCAATCCATCGGAAGACCCCATGAAAGGAGCATGGACAGAAGCAGGACAAATAAAAACCCAAAAAGAGTCTTTTTCATTAGACGCGACAACATTTGTACATAAAGAAAAGAGATACCTCATTTGGGCACAAAATGTAAGGGGTGGAAGTCATGGTACAGCCTTGGTACTATCTGAAATGAAAAACCCAACGACCCTTACAGGACCAGAAGTGATTTTGACAGAACCGGAATTTAGCTGGGAAAAAATGAAATATAATGTCAATGAAGGACCCGCAGTGATTATGAAAAACGAAAAAATATTTGTAACCTATTCAGCCAGTGCTACCAATCACAATTACTGTATGGGGTTGTTATGGATTGATGCAGAAGCGGATTTGTTGGATGCTTCCAATTGGCATAAATCTCCAGGACCTGTTTTTTATACAAATGAAGATTTAAAAAGATATGGACCTGGTCATAATTCATTCACCACAGATGAAGATGGGAAAACTACCGTCATGATTTACCATGCACGTGACTATAAGGAAATACAAGGACATGAATTATCCGATAAAAATCGTGCGACCCGGGCCCGTGTTGTAGAATGGACAGAAAAAGGGTATCCAGATTTTATGCAAAATACAACTGATTAA
- a CDS encoding DUF2264 domain-containing protein codes for MIRKLNLISVTFLMCLWSFAQSEDVSIETSNKTFEIVNPDYQLSPYTGMTKQHWKDAALYLLEGAFGYVNSLDDPMKFPKQPGKSYPHDERRVPTEKLEGLCRTLFVAAPLLKENPNLTINKIKVADYYRYQIGKLIDPKSESYIVPRPKNGGPSQNLVEFGALAVSLLINPEVLWEPLPQHQKDELAKAMLSYGDGPTVDSNWKFFNIFVLSFFKDQGYDVNEKLLVEYLEKSLTHYRGQGWYNDSPAYDYYSMWAFQMYGAIWSEYIGNKYYPEIASKFKENFNDLKDNYPYMFSENGEMIMYGRSISYRIGAIIPFPLMGLETDSNINYGWMRRISSGVIKQFFTHPDFMEDHVPTLGFYGAFEPAVQVYSCRGSVYWMGKAFLGLLIPDDNPFWTAPENNGAWETEFQKDKVYNKYQGASEILITDYPNIGASEIRAWCHEKVEDDWQGFRATENYNRLSYNSAFPWQADGENGEVAMNYMVKNKENKWEAFRLFTFKKFENGIYYRDVVLETDESIKFSLADVPLANGILRVDKNNSNHPIEMRLGHYALPKLNNEMVVTKRNVKGYDITIIDNGAYQLALVPLLGWDKTDVVKAKGLHPESEESAVINITRNEILNGKKSPIYATLMLWKRSGETWTNNELLPVKKMTSANDGTVTMEMKGGIERNIQF; via the coding sequence ATGATAAGAAAACTTAATTTAATTTCAGTGACATTTTTAATGTGCCTATGGTCATTTGCACAAAGTGAAGATGTTTCTATTGAAACAAGTAATAAGACTTTTGAAATAGTAAATCCAGATTATCAGTTGAGCCCTTATACAGGCATGACAAAACAACACTGGAAAGATGCGGCACTTTATCTTCTTGAGGGTGCTTTTGGGTATGTAAATAGTTTAGATGACCCGATGAAATTCCCTAAGCAACCCGGAAAAAGTTATCCGCATGATGAAAGGCGTGTTCCTACCGAAAAGCTGGAAGGTTTATGTAGAACGCTGTTTGTAGCAGCACCACTTTTAAAGGAAAACCCTAATTTAACAATAAACAAAATAAAAGTTGCCGACTATTACAGATATCAAATAGGAAAACTAATCGACCCAAAAAGCGAGTCCTACATTGTTCCTAGACCTAAAAATGGCGGACCAAGTCAAAATTTAGTAGAGTTTGGGGCATTAGCAGTGTCTCTGTTAATTAATCCAGAAGTCTTATGGGAACCGTTGCCGCAGCATCAAAAAGATGAATTAGCTAAAGCGATGTTGAGCTATGGCGATGGCCCTACGGTAGATTCAAACTGGAAGTTCTTTAACATTTTTGTATTAAGTTTTTTTAAGGATCAAGGTTATGATGTCAATGAAAAATTACTGGTAGAATATTTAGAAAAATCCTTAACGCACTACCGTGGACAAGGTTGGTATAACGATAGTCCAGCTTATGATTATTATAGCATGTGGGCATTTCAAATGTATGGTGCGATATGGTCTGAATATATTGGGAATAAATACTATCCGGAAATCGCTTCGAAATTCAAGGAAAATTTCAATGATTTAAAAGATAATTATCCCTATATGTTTAGCGAAAATGGGGAAATGATCATGTACGGACGAAGCATTAGTTATAGAATAGGAGCCATCATACCATTTCCATTAATGGGGTTGGAAACCGATTCAAATATAAATTATGGGTGGATGCGTAGAATTTCATCAGGTGTGATAAAACAATTTTTCACACATCCCGATTTTATGGAAGATCATGTGCCTACACTTGGTTTTTATGGTGCTTTTGAGCCAGCTGTTCAAGTTTATAGTTGTAGAGGAAGCGTGTATTGGATGGGAAAAGCTTTTTTAGGGTTGCTTATTCCAGATGATAACCCTTTCTGGACAGCCCCAGAAAACAATGGTGCTTGGGAAACCGAGTTTCAAAAGGATAAAGTTTATAATAAATACCAAGGCGCTTCAGAAATTTTAATTACCGATTACCCAAATATTGGTGCTTCCGAAATACGTGCTTGGTGTCATGAAAAAGTAGAAGACGATTGGCAAGGATTCAGGGCTACAGAAAATTATAATAGACTCTCATATAACAGTGCGTTTCCTTGGCAAGCCGATGGTGAAAACGGCGAAGTAGCCATGAATTATATGGTTAAAAACAAAGAAAATAAGTGGGAAGCCTTTAGATTGTTCACTTTTAAAAAGTTTGAAAACGGTATCTATTACAGAGATGTCGTTTTGGAAACCGATGAAAGTATTAAATTTAGTTTGGCGGATGTTCCTTTAGCGAATGGTATTTTAAGAGTTGATAAAAATAATAGCAATCATCCTATAGAGATGCGATTAGGACATTATGCGTTGCCTAAATTGAACAACGAAATGGTTGTCACCAAAAGAAATGTGAAAGGGTATGATATAACAATTATTGATAATGGTGCATACCAATTAGCCTTGGTGCCCTTGTTGGGATGGGATAAAACAGATGTTGTAAAAGCGAAAGGATTACACCCAGAAAGCGAGGAAAGCGCAGTGATTAATATCACTAGAAATGAGATTCTAAATGGAAAAAAATCACCTATTTATGCAACTTTAATGCTTTGGAAAAGGTCAGGAGAAACATGGACTAATAATGAATTACTCCCAGTCAAAAAAATGACAAGCGCAAATGATGGCACTGTTACTATGGAAATGAAAGGTGGTATAGAGAGAAATATCCAGTTTTAA
- a CDS encoding glycoside hydrolase family 2 TIM barrel-domain containing protein: MRKLILTPLFLILVSLSFAQSEANEWENPTVVDRNKETGRASFVLYEDETSALTDLPENSKFYQSLNGEWKFTLVKQPANRPLDFYNVNLDDSNWSTINVPSNWELQGFDIPIYTNIVYPFPRNPPYIDGSYNPVGSYRKQFTVSGDWDGKEIVLNFGSISGYARIFVNGNEVGMTKASKTAAEFNITKYIKKGQNLLAVQVFRWHDGSYLEDQDFWRLSGIERDVYLQAMPKTTIWDYSVEANLDDAYKDGIFKVAVDLRQFEAKPSKSQSISLSLLDSYGKVVYSEERKINPSTNTINFSATLKDVLKWSAETPNLYRYVLKLSDKKTSQVISKKIGFRKVEIKDSQLMVNGQPLMVNGVNLHEHHGVKGHVPDRETMLEDIKLMKQNNINAIRMSHYPHDPYLYTLCDEYGMYVVDEANIETHGMGVEKQASLDKTKHPAYLPEWAPAHLDRIKRMLEQNKNHTSIILWSMGNECANGPVFYDAYKWLKARDNTRFVMFEQAHEDMNTDIVAPMYPSINKMKDYANGNDPRPFIMCEYSHAMGNSNGNFQEYFDIISTNKKMQGGFIWDWVDQGLKTETADGRMFWAYGGDLGGENLQHDQNFCANGLVTADRIPHPGLFEVKKVYQDIQFEQKESNRLVVSNRFNFSNLNQYNFKWILKANGKVVEEKTFQVSAKPNESKEIALELPVLESNKEYYLEVYAFTKNATKSIPENHEVAREQFSLGTTTYFDSEEANEGDIVFKIEDKVLSFSNNLVNGEFDLATGKLKKYASVKKGSKTILNFPEPYFWRAPTDNDYGNKMPERLGTWKNVHKNMKLENVTVGKKTKEGIPIKSAFLISELQVPYTVDYVIKNNGAIQVTAHIDMGAKELPELPRFGMRMVVDGRFDNLTYYGRGPWENYSDRNTAAFLGIYNDEVANQFTWTYIRPQEAGYKTDVRWLTLTDKNNDGLEIIGEQPLGFSALNMATETLDGGDTKSQTHPTDIIVEKDKVYLHVDLKQRGVGGDNSWGAYPHKQYRLHDKTYTYSYQIKLVE, encoded by the coding sequence ATGAGAAAATTAATTTTAACACCGCTGTTTTTGATACTTGTATCTTTAAGTTTTGCACAAAGCGAAGCCAACGAATGGGAAAACCCAACGGTTGTAGATCGCAATAAAGAAACAGGAAGAGCGTCTTTTGTTTTATATGAAGATGAAACATCGGCGCTTACAGACCTCCCTGAAAACTCTAAATTCTATCAAAGTTTAAATGGAGAATGGAAATTTACTTTAGTAAAACAACCTGCAAACAGACCACTGGATTTTTATAATGTCAACTTAGATGATTCTAATTGGAGCACTATTAACGTGCCTTCTAATTGGGAATTACAAGGTTTTGACATCCCTATTTATACCAATATTGTTTATCCGTTTCCTAGAAATCCTCCCTATATAGATGGGAGTTATAACCCTGTTGGTAGTTATAGAAAGCAGTTTACCGTGTCTGGTGACTGGGATGGCAAAGAAATTGTTTTGAATTTTGGGTCTATTTCAGGATACGCTAGAATATTTGTAAATGGAAATGAGGTTGGAATGACGAAAGCTTCAAAAACCGCTGCGGAATTTAATATTACCAAGTATATAAAAAAAGGACAAAACCTACTTGCAGTTCAGGTATTTCGTTGGCATGATGGTAGCTATTTAGAAGATCAGGATTTTTGGCGCTTAAGTGGTATAGAACGTGATGTGTATTTACAAGCCATGCCGAAAACGACTATTTGGGATTACTCTGTTGAAGCCAATTTAGACGATGCTTATAAAGATGGCATCTTCAAAGTAGCTGTAGATTTAAGACAGTTTGAAGCCAAACCTTCAAAAAGCCAATCGATTTCCCTAAGTCTTTTAGATTCATATGGTAAAGTTGTGTATTCCGAAGAAAGGAAAATAAACCCTTCAACCAATACCATTAATTTTTCAGCTACACTAAAGGATGTTTTAAAATGGAGTGCAGAAACACCCAATTTATATCGGTATGTATTAAAATTATCTGATAAAAAAACATCTCAAGTTATTTCGAAAAAGATAGGTTTTAGAAAGGTAGAAATTAAGGATTCCCAATTAATGGTTAATGGGCAACCTTTAATGGTAAACGGTGTAAATCTGCACGAACACCATGGTGTAAAAGGGCATGTCCCAGACAGGGAAACCATGTTGGAAGATATTAAGTTGATGAAACAAAATAACATCAATGCCATAAGAATGAGCCATTACCCCCACGATCCATATTTATACACTTTGTGTGATGAGTATGGCATGTACGTAGTCGATGAAGCCAATATTGAAACACACGGCATGGGTGTAGAAAAGCAGGCAAGTTTAGATAAAACGAAACATCCTGCCTATTTACCAGAGTGGGCACCAGCGCATTTAGATAGAATAAAAAGAATGTTGGAACAGAACAAAAACCATACGTCAATCATTCTTTGGTCTATGGGTAACGAATGCGCCAACGGACCTGTTTTTTATGATGCTTATAAATGGCTGAAAGCGCGCGATAACACACGTTTTGTAATGTTTGAACAAGCCCATGAAGACATGAACACAGACATTGTTGCACCTATGTACCCAAGCATTAATAAAATGAAGGACTATGCGAATGGTAACGACCCACGCCCGTTTATTATGTGTGAGTACTCGCATGCCATGGGAAACAGTAATGGTAATTTTCAGGAATATTTTGACATTATAAGCACTAACAAAAAAATGCAAGGCGGTTTTATTTGGGATTGGGTAGACCAAGGCTTGAAAACCGAAACTGCAGACGGTCGCATGTTTTGGGCTTATGGTGGCGATTTAGGTGGCGAAAACTTACAACACGATCAAAATTTTTGTGCTAACGGATTGGTAACAGCAGACAGGATTCCACATCCGGGACTTTTTGAAGTGAAAAAAGTATATCAAGATATTCAGTTTGAGCAGAAAGAAAGTAATAGGCTCGTGGTTTCAAACCGTTTTAATTTCAGCAATTTAAACCAGTATAATTTCAAATGGATTTTAAAGGCTAATGGTAAAGTTGTTGAAGAAAAAACATTTCAAGTTTCAGCAAAACCAAATGAAAGTAAAGAAATTGCTTTAGAACTTCCTGTTTTGGAAAGTAACAAAGAATATTATCTAGAAGTTTATGCATTCACAAAAAATGCTACAAAAAGCATTCCTGAAAATCATGAAGTTGCCCGCGAGCAGTTTTCATTAGGAACCACAACTTATTTTGATTCAGAAGAAGCAAATGAAGGTGACATCGTATTCAAAATTGAAGACAAGGTGCTTTCTTTTTCTAACAACCTCGTTAATGGGGAATTTGATTTAGCTACGGGCAAATTAAAAAAGTATGCATCCGTTAAAAAGGGTTCTAAAACGATCTTAAACTTTCCAGAGCCTTATTTTTGGCGCGCACCAACCGATAACGATTATGGTAATAAAATGCCGGAACGTTTAGGCACATGGAAGAATGTCCATAAAAATATGAAGCTTGAAAATGTAACCGTTGGCAAGAAAACAAAGGAAGGCATTCCAATTAAGTCAGCGTTTCTTATTTCAGAATTACAGGTTCCTTATACCGTAGATTATGTAATTAAAAACAATGGCGCTATACAGGTGACTGCCCATATTGATATGGGTGCTAAGGAACTGCCTGAATTACCACGCTTTGGTATGCGAATGGTTGTCGATGGTCGTTTTGATAATTTAACCTATTACGGTCGTGGTCCATGGGAAAATTATTCCGATAGAAATACAGCCGCTTTTTTAGGAATATATAACGATGAGGTTGCTAATCAATTTACTTGGACGTACATTAGACCACAAGAAGCTGGTTATAAAACCGATGTACGGTGGTTGACTTTAACAGATAAAAATAACGATGGTTTGGAAATTATTGGGGAGCAGCCATTAGGTTTTAGTGCTTTGAATATGGCTACTGAAACCTTAGATGGAGGGGATACCAAATCGCAAACACATCCCACGGATATCATTGTGGAAAAAGATAAAGTATACCTGCATGTAGATTTAAAACAAAGAGGCGTAGGTGGCGATAACAGTTGGGGTGCTTATCCTCATAAACAGTATCGTTTGCATGACAAGACATATACCTATTCATACCAGATTAAATTAGTAGAATAA
- a CDS encoding glycoside hydrolase family 88/105 protein, with amino-acid sequence MNLRILLFSNAIIATLLFVSCSSAVREKAMNQSKKEVISIIHKVNTHWQENHSDLGNAFWNVAAYHTGNMEAYKITKNKDYLNYSLAWAAKNEWMGAKSQNKSEWKYDYGETDDYVLFGDWQICFQTYIDLYNITGKKDSSKIARVREVMEYEMSTPQTDYWWWADGLYMVMPVMTKMYNVTGNDLYLEKLNEYLSYADSIMYDEDAKLYYRDAKYVYPKHKSANGKKDFWARGDGWVFAGYAKIIQDMPNTAKYKQDYMNRFKDMAKVLAKAQQEEGYWTRSILDAEHAPGPETSGTAFFTYGFLWGINQGILDKEIYLPVVKKAWHYLKNTALQENGAVGYVQPIGEKAIPGQVVDVNSTADFGVGAFLLAASEMYRFLD; translated from the coding sequence ATGAATTTAAGAATACTGCTTTTTTCAAATGCCATAATAGCTACATTACTTTTTGTTAGCTGTAGTAGTGCTGTAAGAGAAAAAGCAATGAACCAATCAAAGAAAGAAGTGATTTCAATAATTCATAAAGTTAATACACATTGGCAGGAAAACCATTCCGATCTTGGCAATGCTTTTTGGAATGTTGCGGCATACCATACAGGAAATATGGAAGCTTACAAAATAACTAAAAACAAAGACTATCTTAATTATTCGTTAGCTTGGGCAGCTAAAAATGAATGGATGGGTGCCAAATCCCAAAATAAATCCGAATGGAAATATGATTATGGCGAAACAGACGATTATGTGCTATTTGGAGATTGGCAAATTTGTTTTCAAACTTATATTGACCTTTATAATATTACAGGAAAAAAGGATAGCTCTAAAATTGCTCGTGTGCGAGAGGTCATGGAATATGAAATGAGTACCCCACAAACCGATTATTGGTGGTGGGCAGACGGTTTGTATATGGTGATGCCCGTCATGACCAAGATGTATAACGTTACAGGTAATGACCTTTACTTGGAAAAATTAAATGAGTATTTATCTTATGCCGATAGCATTATGTACGATGAAGACGCAAAACTCTATTATCGTGATGCTAAATATGTATATCCCAAACATAAAAGCGCCAATGGCAAAAAAGATTTTTGGGCACGTGGCGATGGTTGGGTTTTTGCAGGGTATGCTAAAATAATTCAAGACATGCCAAACACTGCTAAATATAAGCAGGACTATATGAACCGATTTAAAGATATGGCAAAAGTCTTAGCCAAAGCACAACAAGAGGAAGGTTACTGGACGCGTAGTATTTTGGATGCAGAACACGCACCTGGACCAGAAACTAGCGGTACAGCCTTTTTTACTTATGGTTTTTTATGGGGCATAAATCAGGGCATTTTAGATAAAGAAATCTATTTGCCAGTGGTTAAAAAAGCATGGCATTATTTAAAAAATACAGCTTTACAGGAAAATGGCGCCGTAGGTTATGTACAACCCATTGGCGAAAAAGCGATACCCGGTCAAGTAGTGGATGTTAATTCCACGGCCGATTTTGGAGTGGGTGCTTTTTTATTGGCAGCTTCAGAAATGTATCGATTTTTAGATTGA
- a CDS encoding BNR repeat-containing protein translates to MKKNKLILSLKNYLLLALCSMCLVACTKNISYTSVGNGWGSNSVNTVKFRKNALTTYKDFQFTAYYNQEGSLILGKRHIKSSNWTTLKTPYKGNIKDAHNSISIAIDGSGYLHVSWDHHNTKLRYAISKEPLGLELGEEMLMTGFQEDKVTYPEFYNLPNGNLVFFYRSGESGRGNLVINSYDISTKKWSQLQSNLIDGEDKRSAYWQACVDANGVIHISWVWRETWGVETNHDLCYALSKDGGKTWEKSTGEVYKLPITLASAEMAWKIPQNSNLINQTAMSTDSNGNPYIVTYFNEGMIPQYQMVYLKNNKWKKVNAGFRKTPFSLGGGGTKKIPIARPDILIEDTKNQTLVSILFRDEERGNKVSLAYSFLNDELPWKVVDLSEQGVGQWEPNYDIALWKNKKELHVFLQNVTQIDGEGVAEKKASEIKILTVKNLKRFID, encoded by the coding sequence ATGAAGAAAAATAAATTGATTTTATCTTTAAAAAATTATTTGCTATTAGCTTTGTGCAGCATGTGTTTGGTGGCGTGTACCAAAAACATATCATACACATCTGTAGGTAATGGATGGGGTAGCAATTCCGTAAACACGGTGAAATTTAGAAAAAATGCACTGACTACTTATAAAGACTTTCAATTTACTGCATATTACAATCAAGAAGGCTCTTTGATTTTAGGAAAGCGGCACATTAAATCCTCCAACTGGACTACATTAAAAACCCCCTATAAAGGAAATATAAAAGATGCCCATAATAGTATTAGTATCGCTATTGATGGTTCAGGGTATTTACATGTAAGTTGGGACCACCATAACACCAAACTAAGGTATGCTATAAGTAAAGAACCTTTAGGGTTAGAACTCGGTGAGGAAATGCTTATGACGGGCTTTCAGGAAGATAAAGTAACCTACCCGGAATTTTATAATCTGCCAAACGGAAATTTGGTTTTTTTCTATAGGTCTGGTGAATCTGGAAGAGGCAATCTGGTGATTAATTCCTATGATATTAGCACTAAAAAGTGGTCGCAATTACAAAGCAATCTTATTGACGGTGAAGATAAACGAAGCGCTTATTGGCAAGCATGTGTAGATGCCAATGGCGTTATCCATATATCTTGGGTTTGGAGAGAAACTTGGGGCGTAGAAACCAATCACGATTTATGCTATGCGCTCTCTAAAGATGGTGGCAAAACTTGGGAAAAATCTACCGGGGAAGTTTACAAATTACCAATCACGTTAGCCTCAGCTGAAATGGCTTGGAAAATCCCTCAAAACAGCAATCTCATCAATCAAACAGCTATGAGTACCGATAGCAATGGCAATCCCTATATCGTTACTTACTTCAACGAAGGAATGATTCCGCAATACCAAATGGTTTATTTAAAAAATAATAAATGGAAGAAGGTTAATGCAGGTTTTAGAAAAACGCCGTTTTCATTAGGTGGCGGTGGCACAAAAAAGATTCCTATCGCACGTCCGGATATTTTAATTGAGGATACTAAAAACCAAACATTGGTGTCCATACTTTTTAGAGATGAAGAAAGAGGCAATAAAGTGTCTTTGGCTTATTCTTTTTTAAATGATGAATTGCCCTGGAAGGTGGTTGATTTAAGTGAGCAGGGTGTAGGGCAGTGGGAACCCAATTACGATATCGCCCTATGGAAAAACAAAAAAGAACTCCATGTTTTTTTACAAAACGTCACTCAAATAGATGGGGAAGGTGTGGCTGAAAAGAAAGCTTCAGAAATAAAGATTTTAACGGTGAAAAACCTCAAAAGATTCATTGATTAG
- the nhaD gene encoding sodium:proton antiporter NhaD, with amino-acid sequence MYILLAITFIIGYIFIAFEHPFKIDKAASAILTGVLCWVILVLGQDSIFQTTPEPHFIDESILHHLGEISQILFFLLGAMTIVELIDTHGGFHIITEKIKTTNRIKLLWIIGCVTFVLSSVLDNLTTTIVMATLLKKLMKDKEDIWFFGGIVVIAANAGGAWSPIGDVTTIMLWIGGQVTAINIIKEVLLPSIICLIVPLIVLSFIKKGTITKTASLGYEGTHAPITSSFEASLILWLGVAGLLFVPVFKTLTHLPPFMGILLSLGVLWVVTEIIHKNKTTEHRHNLSVAHVVRKIDTPSVLFFLGILLAVASLQTGGHLAEVAKLLSDTFGNIYIINIIIGFMSSIVDNVPLVAGAMGMYPLSLYPQDHEFWELLAFCAGTGGSTLIIGSAAGVAIMGILKIDFLWYLKKISWLAVIGYLAGVLTYYLLNL; translated from the coding sequence ATGTATATTCTTCTAGCTATTACCTTTATAATTGGCTATATTTTTATAGCCTTCGAACACCCTTTTAAAATAGACAAAGCGGCATCTGCAATTCTTACGGGTGTTCTTTGCTGGGTTATTCTTGTTTTAGGGCAAGACTCTATTTTTCAAACCACACCAGAACCTCATTTTATTGATGAATCTATTTTGCATCATTTAGGTGAAATATCCCAAATTCTATTTTTCTTATTAGGTGCTATGACCATCGTTGAGTTAATCGACACCCATGGTGGTTTTCATATTATCACTGAAAAAATCAAAACAACCAACCGTATAAAATTATTATGGATTATTGGTTGTGTTACTTTTGTTTTATCGTCTGTATTAGATAACCTAACGACCACCATCGTTATGGCTACGCTGCTTAAAAAACTAATGAAGGATAAAGAAGATATTTGGTTTTTTGGCGGTATTGTAGTTATTGCGGCAAACGCCGGAGGAGCATGGTCGCCAATTGGTGATGTCACTACCATTATGCTATGGATTGGAGGTCAAGTAACCGCTATTAACATCATTAAAGAAGTATTATTGCCAAGTATTATTTGCTTAATCGTGCCACTTATAGTATTATCTTTTATAAAAAAAGGAACCATTACAAAAACAGCTAGTTTGGGCTATGAAGGTACACATGCACCAATTACAAGTTCGTTTGAAGCTTCATTAATACTTTGGTTAGGTGTAGCTGGCCTTTTATTCGTTCCCGTTTTTAAAACACTTACACACTTACCTCCTTTTATGGGAATCCTTTTAAGTTTGGGTGTTTTGTGGGTTGTAACCGAAATTATTCACAAAAACAAAACCACAGAACACCGTCATAATTTATCGGTTGCACATGTTGTTAGAAAAATAGATACCCCAAGCGTACTCTTCTTTTTAGGTATTTTATTGGCTGTAGCTAGTTTACAAACCGGAGGCCATTTAGCAGAAGTTGCCAAATTACTAAGCGACACCTTTGGAAATATTTATATCATCAACATCATTATAGGTTTCATGTCTTCTATTGTAGATAATGTGCCACTTGTAGCTGGTGCCATGGGTATGTATCCTTTATCACTATATCCTCAAGACCATGAATTCTGGGAACTTTTAGCGTTTTGTGCAGGTACCGGAGGTAGCACCTTAATTATTGGGTCGGCAGCAGGAGTTGCCATTATGGGCATTTTAAAAATAGACTTTCTATGGTATTTGAAAAAGATTAGTTGGTTAGCCGTTATTGGATATTTAGCTGGTGTTTTAACATACTATCTTTTGAATTTGTAG